TATTCTTTTGTTTCTTATCATTTTGGATTAAAATAAgaccaggatattttcttgacaggtttcgtgagaatacTTAAAAGAGATGGTGACAAGTTACAGGACCTAGGATATATAATTTTCTCTGTTATATACATATCAAttttgatgttgataaaaaaaaaagtccatggacacaTTATTTGTCAACTTCCTCAagatgtttatctgtctttaataaaTAACATACCATGAATGCAAAGGTTCTAAGGTCATATTTGATTAAATTTCTGATAAGTAACTAATAAAATCTTTGGCCAACTTCCAATTATTGTTGTTCTTTATCTAGTGGCATAGACCGACCATTGGTCTCCCTGTTCTTTAGATATAATGTTGATATAATACCatcatataatttaattattgcaGATaagacatacactaccggtcaaaagttttgaaacacttactcattctttattataattttttttcacattttaggttaatagtaaagtcattaaaactatggaataacataaatggaactatgggaattatgttgtgactaaacaaaatccaaaataaatcagaactgtgttatattttagcatcttcaaagtagtcaccctttgcctagaatttgcagacatgtactcttgacattttctcaaccaacttcttgaagtatcaccctgggatgctttttaaacagtattgaaggagttcccatctatgttgggcacttattggctgcttttctttattatttggtccaagtcatcaatttcaaaaacgttttttttttttatttttttttttaaattaaattttagttttataatgaaataaattaatatggtggcacaattatgattttgtctacaaaactaatttcaatcatttaagcatacaccttcagatcaaaagatttttaagatcatgagaaacatttcagtcaagtgtttcaaaacttttgaccggtagtgtacacaaTCTGAATTCTgagtttaaatgaaaatgtattttaccttgacagattttggaactgacattgTACAGAATTACAAATCATCCACTAGGGCACAGTTCTTTGCCACATGTGATTAATCTCAAAATGGCTAATTGTTTGGCAGATTAATCGAcgtgggctgtgtttcccaaaagcataagTTGATCGTAGgtgccattgtttttttttgacaattgtttctacgatctacttaggcttacgatattttttgggaaacgcagccctggctgatatatcagtctatcacatATTGGAACttttttctgtcctgttttaGCCACATCATGGAGCACTTAGAAGGGGTGATTGAAAAACCAGAGTCGGACATGACACCTCAAGAGCTGCAGCTTCACTACTTCAAGATGCACGACTATGATGGCAACAATCTGCTGGATGGACTTGAGCTTGCCACTGCCATTACTCATGTGCACAGGGAGGTGTGTGCTCTTAAGCCCCTGATTCAATCACCTCTTACTTTCTGCTTGAATTTATGATGTATATAGTGGTCCCAaaacgtatttggacacttaagctacaCTTAAAATCTATTATCATTTAGAAGCTAACATAcatattttttgtgaaatgttttgcttgaaaaccATGCTTGCATTAtcgttctttaaaataaatgctgctTGATTTCATATTTTGTGCCTAATGCCATGACATAGATTTTTGACATAGaagtgttcacccaaaaattctcatcatttactccccctcatgccatcccaggtgtgtataactttcttctgtagaacacagacaaagattttaagaatatctccgctctgtgggtccatacaatgcaagtgaatggtgatcagaactttgaagctccaaaaagcacaaaggcagcataaaagtaatctagacaaatccagtgattaaatcaatgtcttctgaagctatccaaCTGGTTTTAggtgggaacagaccaaaatgtacccACAAAATGAttaaattgcttcagaagacatggattaaaccactggagttgtatgtattacttCTAAGAGGCCTTTgtatggtttttggagcttccaagttTTGGATCCTGctcacctgcattgtatgaacctacagagctgaaatattcttctaaaaaccttcttttgtgttcagcagaagaaagtaagtcatacacatgtgggatggcatgaaggtgagtaaatgatgagagaattttcatttttgggtgagctattcctttaagttttcaaaatactttttggggccacggTATGTCAGTTATCTGGTTCTTGTACGTGTAAACCTGCTGGGAATTATTATGCAGCTACCAAGAACTACTGTTCCTCACTCCACATTTGCACTGTAATAGCTCCCATGCTAACTGTACAGCACATATGAAGAGATAATGAAAAGGTAAAGTGGCTAAAATAACATAATTGGGGATTTTATAGTCTTCTGTCATTTGGCATGTTGTTTTGATTCTCacatatttatagagcacatttaaccATTTCACGATTAtctgtattatttatttcttctaattcaaaaataataaatgttgtcATCTGGACTTGGTTTCTAGGAAGGGGGAGATAGTAGCCAGCCAATGAGGGAAGAGGATCTCATTAACCTCATTGATGATGTCCTCCGAGATGATGATAAAAACAATGATGGCTACATTGACTATGCAGAGTTTGCAAGGTCTCTGGAGTAAAAGAAGACGGGAACAGCCACCGCCTTACTGTGAATGCAGTTTACCTCTGATGTACAAATAAATGGCACATTCCTTCATGTGTATGCAGTTTGATAGTCACAGTGTATTCATACTCCAGTGTAACcagtttaaacaaataaaatgaaagtgTCAGGGTCATGTAGAGACATgag
The genomic region above belongs to Myxocyprinus asiaticus isolate MX2 ecotype Aquarium Trade chromosome 23, UBuf_Myxa_2, whole genome shotgun sequence and contains:
- the mcfd2 gene encoding multiple coagulation factor deficiency protein 2, with translation MRFKGSSGQLRLWVWFLLWSSCMLSVWSHGGQHGEPAGSDQVHPPITRLDRNMVQDKDHIMEHLEGVIEKPESDMTPQELQLHYFKMHDYDGNNLLDGLELATAITHVHREEGGDSSQPMREEDLINLIDDVLRDDDKNNDGYIDYAEFARSLE